The DNA window AAAGACGCTCAGGACCACGCATTGCACCTGCCTGGGAGTCGTGCGTGCGTCGGGGCGTCGTGGGAGGGGTTTGTGGGGGAGGCCGGGGCGCGCCGTTCCCGCGCGAGGGCTCGTGGCCCGGGGTGAATCCTGGGCGTCGCCCCGGCTCCCGGCTCACGTCCCGTTCTCGGCCATTCCAGGCGTCGTGGATCGGGCAAAGGCAAGTTCATCGCGGTAGTGGACGTGGTGACGCAGGCAGTAGTGCAGGCTGCCGAGGAAGTGAGCGTAGAGCCTGCGCAGGGCTGCGGGGTGGCGGTCGCCAGCAGCGCGGCGTCGGTCGTAGAGCGCTCGGGCGCCCGGCGAGCGGGTCAGTGCGGCAAAGGCCCACAGGTGACCGGTCTCGGCCAGGATGGGATTGGTCTTACGGCGGTGACTGACCCTGCGGGAGGTGCCGCTGGCCCAGGTGATCGGAGTCGCCGCGCAGAACGCCCGCAGATTGCGTGAGGTGGGGAAGCGGCGGGGGTCGTCGCCGAGTTCGGCGAGCAGTCGGGCGGCGAGCAGTGGACCCATACCGGGAAAGCTTCGGTAGATCTCAGTCTGTGGGTGCTGGTCCGCCAAGACCTCGACCTCGACCCACAGGTTCTGCGCGGAGGTGATCGTCGCGTCGAGTTGGGTGAGTAGGGCAGCAGCGCGATGCCCCATTGCGGCTTCGATGCCCGCTGGCTGACGTAGCGCGGGAGTGTGAAACAGCTCGTGCAGGCGGGCGGCTTCGGTGCCGATGAGTCGAGTGCGGCCGGCAGCGGTGAGCAGCGTCTCCAAGCGGCGACGGGTGAGTCGGGCGGCGCGGGTCGGAGTGGGGGCGGCGGCGAGGACGATGCGGGCTTCGGGCCTGGTGAGGCCAGCGGGCAGGTGCGCCCAAGCGGTCGCCGCGCTGGGGTAGTAGTCCCTGAGCACGGACCGAAGTCGGCGGGCAAGCAAGCCGGAGCTGTGAAGCGCTTGCCGGTGCGCGCGGGTCAACTCTCGCAGCGCAGCGGCGTTGGTGCTTACCGCAGGTGTGCTGCGGTGAGCGTCGCCGTCGACGCGCAGTACGTGCGCGAGCAGACGGGCGTCACCGCGGTCGGACTTCTTTTTCTGAGCGGCAAGCCGGCTGCGGTAGTTTGCCACCTGGGTCGGGTTGAGCACGACCACGGGCTGGCCCGCCTTGAGCAGGCCGGCGACCATCAAGCCCCGGCCGGTCTCGATGCCGATCGGAATCGACCGGCGGTTTCGCCGGACCGTGGTGAGGGTGGCAAGGAGTTGCGCCAGGCCCTCGTGGTTGTCGGGTAGACGGGTGTGGGTGACGAGCTGACCGTGGTCATCGACTACGGCCAGATCGTGGTGGCTTTCGCCCCAGTCCAGGCCGGCGAAGTACTTCACGCGTGTCCAGTTCCGGTAGGTAGCTAGGGGCTGGTCGGGCCGCGCGGTCTCACGTCAGAGCTCACGGCTCAGGATCGCAAAGGGCATGGCCCGACCAGCGGCGATCACTGATCGCCGGGAACGGACACTAGGTCAACTATCGGCAGGGATCGAGTCGCTGGGGCCGCGTAGACCTCGGCGCTCGTGCTGCCTGGAAAGCCGAGGTGCGGAAGTGCGCTCGGGATCTGATCGCGTGAGGGCGACAGGGCTGAGGCAACAGCGGCGACGAACTGCCCGGCAATCGTCACCCGCGCGGCGGTACTACCCGCCGTGGGACATCTCCCCTTTCATAGCCCGCCACCTTGCGGAGTTCGCGCTGTTCCGACCTCAACGAGCAGCCGCTGGTCGACCCGCAGGCTGAAAACTTTTAGTAGTGAGTTCTATGCGCTGCGTTCACATTGGCGGGGGTGGGGAGCGGCTTGAGGGCGTCGGGTGCAAGGCGCGGCTTCCCATCCGCCACCGCTCGCGTTGGTTCCGGCACTGACCGATGACAATTTCTCGGTATTGGCGACGCGTGATTGTTCCGGACTGGCTATTGCGCCTGTGTGGCACACAGGCATCCCGCTTCCCTAAAACGGCACCAGGGGTTACTGTTCGGCTCACACTCTTCTGATTGGACTGATGACGCGATGGCTAAGCAGATCATCCATAAGCTGGTCGACGATTTAGACGGCGGCGACGCCGACGAGACGGTGACGTTTGCGCTCGACGGGGTGCAGTACGAGATCGATCTGTCGGCCTCCAATGCCGACCAGTTGCGGGACGTCTTCGCGCCCTACACCAGCAGCGGCGCGAAGGTGGGACGCGGAGGTATCACCGCTAGCACGCGGGCGTTCCGAGGTGTCGCCGGTCCGAGCGGCTCGCGACGTGCCCGCGGTGAGCCCGGCGTTGATCGTGTGCAGAACAAGGCGATCCGAGACTGGGCGAAGCGGACCGGCAAGGCGATCTCCGATCGAGGTCGGATCCCGCAAGAGATCGTGGCCGAGTACCACGCGAGCGCGGGCCGTCAACCCGGCGCGTAGAGTCAGCGCGCCGGTCTGGCCCAGCCGATTCCTCGACTCTGGGCGCCGTCTCGTTCGCTATTGGCATGGCGGCGCTCACTGTCCTTCACGAGTTGGGGTTACCGTGTCGACGCGATGGGGTGTCACGGTCGCTGGACTGAGCCGCATCGGGAAGGGAGCCGCTCTGCTGCTCCCTCCATTGCCCCGACGTACTGGCTCGCAGGAGGCGATCGACCATCGCCGTGGCGTCGTCGAGAGAGTCGTAGCTCCAGCCCAGCAGGTTGCCAGTCTCGGTGTCGCCGGCGCGCGCGACAACCCTCCATCGGGTCTGGCGGACAAGCCACACATCGCGTCGGGTCAGTCGTCCCCAACTGCCGTTCCACCAACGCTTGGTGACCTCCTCCACGCCCACATCGTACAGGTGTTCTAAGTTTCGGTCAGGGTGATGTGGCAGGTCACTCGCAACGGTCGTCGCTACCCCGTCCCCGGGGCTCGCAGCAATCACTGCGGTGCCGGTAGACCCGCAGGCTCGGTCCGCTGCGCTGGTGCCCATGCTCGCCGGTGATCTCGTACAGGCAGGCCCGCCAGAGCACGGTCTCACCGCCGCCGGGCACGACCTGACCGTCGCCCGGGCCGCCCCGCAACAGCACGTCCATCCGTCGACGGTACGCATCGGCTTTCGATCGGGGCATTGCGATGCCCGATCGGGACGCCGTGGCGGGGCAGGAACCGTTCTCGCACGTGTCGTTCGGACCGCCGGCCAGCGCTGTCGCGGCGGTGAGGTTAAAGGGCTACCCGCCAGACCCCTGACGTTCGGTGGTCATCCGCGTCTGACGCTGGCCCCAGGTGGGCCGTCGCAACTCTCGCCGTCGCCTGTCCAAGCGTCGGGCTGGGCCGGCGTTTGAACCCGCGAGCATTTAGAAGTTGACGATGACGACCGCGAGGAGGGCGCCGGCGAGCAGGTATGGGCCGAAGGCGAGGTCGGGTTTGCGTGACAGGAGCCTGGCCAGCGCCTCGGGCAAAGCGACTGCGTAGGGCAGGCATGCGCCCCACATCACCTCGGACCACCCGAGCGCTCCCAGGGCCGCGCCGAGCAGTGCAGCCATCCGCACGTCTCCGAGACCTGTCGTGCTGGGACCGGCGACGGCCAGGATCAGGTGACCACCGCCGAGTGCGATGGCGGCTAGCAGTGCCGTGGTCAGGGTGTGAGCCTGT is part of the Micromonospora sp. WMMD980 genome and encodes:
- a CDS encoding IS110 family transposase, whose translation is MKYFAGLDWGESHHDLAVVDDHGQLVTHTRLPDNHEGLAQLLATLTTVRRNRRSIPIGIETGRGLMVAGLLKAGQPVVVLNPTQVANYRSRLAAQKKKSDRGDARLLAHVLRVDGDAHRSTPAVSTNAAALRELTRAHRQALHSSGLLARRLRSVLRDYYPSAATAWAHLPAGLTRPEARIVLAAAPTPTRAARLTRRRLETLLTAAGRTRLIGTEAARLHELFHTPALRQPAGIEAAMGHRAAALLTQLDATITSAQNLWVEVEVLADQHPQTEIYRSFPGMGPLLAARLLAELGDDPRRFPTSRNLRAFCAATPITWASGTSRRVSHRRKTNPILAETGHLWAFAALTRSPGARALYDRRRAAGDRHPAALRRLYAHFLGSLHYCLRHHVHYRDELAFARSTTPGMAENGT
- a CDS encoding peptidase A24, which translates into the protein MTVGARRARWQFGRSATLGISILGTSTASAAIARLLGDRPSGALMVGVWLIVLYSGILLAVVDIATRRLPTPLISVASLATGAALLADAAATRQAHTLTTALLAAIALGGGHLILAVAGPSTTGLGDVRMAALLGAALGALGWSEVMWGACLPYAVALPEALARLLSRKPDLAFGPYLLAGALLAVVIVNF
- a CDS encoding Lsr2 family protein, producing MAKQIIHKLVDDLDGGDADETVTFALDGVQYEIDLSASNADQLRDVFAPYTSSGAKVGRGGITASTRAFRGVAGPSGSRRARGEPGVDRVQNKAIRDWAKRTGKAISDRGRIPQEIVAEYHASAGRQPGA